A portion of the Sulfuricurvum kujiense DSM 16994 genome contains these proteins:
- the rsfS gene encoding ribosome silencing factor, with amino-acid sequence MNPRIEKISAILDQNKAEAIEVFDLQGGDYFADYVVIASSLGERHTLALLDHLKKGLKPEEQFLYVDESGDWVAIDLGDILVHILTPQYRVKYDLESFLGEIAARKNKA; translated from the coding sequence GTGAATCCACGAATTGAAAAAATCAGCGCGATCTTAGACCAAAACAAAGCCGAAGCAATCGAAGTATTCGATCTTCAAGGTGGCGATTACTTCGCTGACTACGTTGTTATCGCCTCATCATTAGGGGAACGCCATACGCTGGCACTTCTCGATCATCTCAAAAAAGGGCTAAAGCCTGAAGAGCAGTTTTTGTATGTTGATGAGAGCGGAGACTGGGTCGCTATCGATCTAGGCGATATTCTCGTTCACATCCTCACCCCACAATACCGTGTCAAATACGATTTGGAAAGCTTCTTGGGTGAGATTGCCGCACGAAAAAATAAAGCATAA
- the nadD gene encoding nicotinate (nicotinamide) nucleotide adenylyltransferase has translation MKLALYGGSFDPPHAGHVAVVEEALRVLPIDRLIVVPASRNPFKPSVTVDGAVRFEWLKEIFKPYERVVISDFEIAHDRSVYTIETVKHFAPFCDELYLIIGADNLEKLSHWHNFDELDAMVHWVVADRDGISIPENMIRLTTHVPISSTDFRSSYVTLGLDPKIEQKIITYYKEHL, from the coding sequence ATGAAGCTTGCACTCTACGGCGGAAGTTTCGATCCGCCGCATGCCGGACACGTTGCTGTTGTAGAAGAAGCTTTACGTGTTTTGCCGATAGACAGACTCATCGTCGTTCCGGCATCACGAAATCCGTTCAAGCCTTCCGTCACGGTTGACGGTGCCGTTCGTTTCGAGTGGCTGAAAGAGATTTTTAAACCCTACGAGAGAGTAGTTATCAGCGATTTTGAAATTGCTCATGACCGCAGCGTTTATACGATTGAAACCGTTAAACATTTCGCTCCGTTTTGCGATGAACTCTACCTCATCATCGGAGCGGACAATCTCGAAAAACTGTCTCACTGGCACAATTTTGATGAACTCGATGCAATGGTGCATTGGGTTGTTGCTGATCGGGATGGGATATCCATCCCGGAAAATATGATTCGGCTTACTACCCATGTGCCGATCAGCTCAACCGATTTTCGTTCTTCCTATGTCACATTAGGATTGGACCCGAAGATCGAACAAAAAATTATTACCTATTATAAGGAACATCTGTGA
- the gap gene encoding type I glyceraldehyde-3-phosphate dehydrogenase, giving the protein MALKIALNGFGRIGRCVTRLIAMRTDVELVAINDMASVEMMLYLLQNDSVHGQFGIDAAIIGDDYLQIAGQKVRIFSEKNPENLDFASLGADVVFECSGLFLTGALTKHHLEKGVKKVILSAPTQDSAIPTFVLGVNEHLYAGENIISNASCTTNCLGPIAKILDETYGIEKGLMTTVHAYTNGQAIIDSAHGSDMRRSRAAALNMIPTTTGAAKAISLVLPSLEGKLHGQSVRVPTADVSMVDLNVLISRSTSKEELSNLFKSYAEGSLKGILEVDERYRVSQDFVGSPFSATVADDLIQVVDGNMVKIMAWYDNEWGYSNRLIEMALFITKQ; this is encoded by the coding sequence ATGGCGTTGAAGATTGCATTAAACGGATTCGGTCGCATAGGTCGCTGTGTTACCCGTCTTATCGCCATGCGCACCGATGTTGAGCTTGTCGCCATAAACGACATGGCTTCAGTCGAGATGATGCTTTACTTATTGCAAAATGATTCGGTACACGGCCAATTCGGAATCGATGCGGCGATAATAGGAGATGACTACCTGCAAATCGCCGGTCAAAAGGTACGGATTTTTTCTGAAAAGAACCCTGAGAATCTGGATTTTGCCTCACTGGGAGCGGATGTCGTTTTTGAGTGCAGCGGTTTGTTTCTAACGGGGGCCTTGACAAAACACCATTTGGAAAAAGGGGTGAAAAAAGTTATTTTGTCCGCCCCGACTCAGGACAGTGCGATCCCTACTTTTGTATTGGGAGTCAATGAGCATTTGTATGCGGGGGAAAATATTATTTCGAACGCATCGTGTACGACCAATTGCTTAGGACCGATTGCAAAAATCCTTGATGAAACATACGGCATCGAAAAAGGGCTGATGACGACGGTTCATGCCTATACCAACGGCCAGGCGATTATTGACTCGGCGCACGGAAGCGATATGAGACGTTCCCGTGCTGCGGCGCTTAATATGATCCCGACGACTACCGGTGCGGCAAAGGCTATCAGTCTGGTACTGCCGTCGTTAGAGGGCAAGCTGCACGGTCAAAGCGTACGGGTTCCGACAGCGGATGTGTCGATGGTCGATTTGAATGTTCTCATCAGCCGTTCTACTTCCAAAGAGGAACTGAGTAACCTTTTTAAATCGTATGCCGAGGGCAGTTTGAAGGGAATTTTGGAAGTAGATGAGCGTTATCGTGTTTCGCAGGATTTTGTCGGATCACCTTTCAGTGCCACAGTGGCAGATGACTTGATACAGGTCGTCGATGGAAATATGGTCAAAATCATGGCGTGGTATGATAATGAATGGGGTTATTCCAACCGTCTTATCGAAATGGCATTGTTTATTACAAAACAGTAA